The sequence GCGGCGTCATCACCGGCGAGCACGGGGTCGGCCTGGCCAAGTCGCCCTTCCTGGAGCTGCAGCACAGCCCGGCCGAGATCCGCGCGATGCGGGCGATCAAAAAGGCGCTCGACCCCTACGACATCATGAACCCCGGCAAGATGTGGGAGCCCTTCAAGGTCTGGGAACACCCGCGCGAAGAAGTCGACCTCCCCTGGGACCACAAGTAGGCATGCGTTTCGACCCCGCTCCCGTTTTCCCGCTGCTGCCCTATGCGGACATGCCGTACGTGCGCACGCACGAGCGGCGCTATGCCGAAACGCTGCCGCAAGTGCCGACGGATGGGCAGCGCATCCTGGAGCTGGGCGCGAACTGGCCGTATACCTTTGCCAACCTGCTGCGTGCTCGCCAGCCGGGCGTCGACGTGGTGCTGGCCGAGAATCGCGAAGAAAGCCTGGGCCGCCTGCGTGGCCGTCCGGGCTCCCAGCCGCGCACCTTACCCGCGATCGACGGCTATTGCGGGGAGCAACCTGCGCAGGCGCATTACTTCAACTGCGAGCTGGAGCGCTGGCCCTTCGCCGACGCCACCTTCGACGGCATCGTGTGCCTGGAGCTGCTGGAGCACTTGCTGGTCGATCCGTTTTTCCTCTGCTGCGAGGCGTCCCGTGTGCTGCGCCCCGGTGGTTGGTTTGTGCTGACGACGCCCAACATCGCCTCGCTCGAAGGTGTCGCCCGTCTGCTTCACGGTGCGAGCCCCTACCTCTACGGCCCTTATTCGGGACACGGCCCCTACGGTCGCCACAGCCGGGAATACACGCCCGATGAGGTGAAACGGCTGGGGGAAGCTGCGCACTTCGACACCATCTCGCTCGACACGTTCAGCCCTTATCCGTCGGAGCCCCGGCCCTCGTGGGTCGAGCAGGTGTTGCATACGGTGGGCGACGATCCGGCCCGGCGCGGCCAAGCCATCTGCTGGGTCGGTCGGCGGCGGGAAGAGACTCTGCCGCAGTTCCCCGCCCCGCCGGAGGGTTTGTTCGACTACGACCCCTCCGCCTTCAATTTCCACGCTGAGTTGACGACCGACGCCCTCCGCCTGAAGACGGGCGAAGCGTCAACGGTCGAGGTGCGCTACCAAAACGTCGGGTCGCAACCCTGGCCTGCGCAGGAGTCGCGGGCAGTGCTCAGCCTGCTCGACGCCTACGGCAGCCCTTTGAGCCTCTACCATGTCGACCAGCCGCTCGACCACCCGGTGCAGCCCGGCGAAACCCTCGCGCTACGCCTGTCGCTGCCCGCCCCCGCTCAAGCTGGCGATTACCTCGTGCGGGCCGACCTGATTCTCCCCGGCACCTGGCTCGGCCACACGGTCAACCCCCGCAACACTACCGCCTGGGCTCGGTTGCGGGTGGAGTAGGGGGTGGCTATTCTTTGCTGTTGTAATCGCCCGGGAGGAAGTCACATAGGGGTTCATCCATCTCGGCCAACAACTCTTTCAACCGGCTCGGCGAGTAGTCAAAACTGCCGTCGGCGGCCTCCGGGAATATAGGCAACGCTTCTGCAGGTGTTTTGGGAAATTCATCTGGTCGCGTATGCACTGGTCAAGGGTACGCAAATCTACCTGTTCCAGTCAATCTCGCTGCAGTATTAGCTCTCGCGCTACATATTAGCAGCAGCTCTGGCAGTTCGGGATTTGCTCTTGTGCGGAAATCGCCTAAGTTGGCCGCAATGGCTGGGGAAAAAAACGTCGAAAAATTCGATGTGCTCGTTCTGGGCGCAGGCTTCGCGGGCGTGAATTGCGCCAAGGAACTGGGTAAATACGCCCGCAAGCATCCCGACTTCAAAGTCGCGCTGGTGGCGGCGGAGAATTACATGGTGTTTCAGCCCATGTTGCCCGAGGTGGCGTCGGCGTCGATCTCGCCCCGGCACGTAATCAGCCCGGTGCGGCAGCTCTGCCCCCACGTCACCGTCTTCAAGGGGACGGTGCGCGACGTAGACGAAAAGGGCAAAGTGGTGCACGTCAACGCCGGCGACTTCACGCCCGATGTGCACCTGCAGTTCGACCAGCTGGTGATCGCCCTCGGGGCCACGATCGACCTCAGCCGCGTGCCCGGCATGAGCGAGCACTCGCTGCTGATGCAAAACGTGGGTGACGCCATGAAGCTGCGCACACACATCATCAGCCGCTTTGAGGAGGCCAACCTCGTGACGGATCCCGCGACCAAGCGGCGCCTGCTGCGCTTTGTGGTGGTTGGCGGCGGCTACTCCGGGGTCGAGACCGCTGGCGAAATCGAAGACATGATGCGCAGCATGGTGCGCTATTACGAGTACATCACGCCCGAAGACTATGAGGTGGTGCTGGTGCACTCCCGCGACCACCTGCTGCCGACGCTGACGAGCAAGCTGGGCGACTATTGCCAGCGCGCGCTCGAAAAACGGGGCCTGCGCATCATCCTCAACCAGCGCGTAAAGGCCGTCACCTCCAAGACGGTCATCCTCGACAACGGGGAAGTCAT comes from Verrucomicrobiota bacterium JB022 and encodes:
- a CDS encoding methyltransferase domain-containing protein — encoded protein: MRFDPAPVFPLLPYADMPYVRTHERRYAETLPQVPTDGQRILELGANWPYTFANLLRARQPGVDVVLAENREESLGRLRGRPGSQPRTLPAIDGYCGEQPAQAHYFNCELERWPFADATFDGIVCLELLEHLLVDPFFLCCEASRVLRPGGWFVLTTPNIASLEGVARLLHGASPYLYGPYSGHGPYGRHSREYTPDEVKRLGEAAHFDTISLDTFSPYPSEPRPSWVEQVLHTVGDDPARRGQAICWVGRRREETLPQFPAPPEGLFDYDPSAFNFHAELTTDALRLKTGEASTVEVRYQNVGSQPWPAQESRAVLSLLDAYGSPLSLYHVDQPLDHPVQPGETLALRLSLPAPAQAGDYLVRADLILPGTWLGHTVNPRNTTAWARLRVE